From one Rhizobium rosettiformans genomic stretch:
- the ugpA gene encoding sn-glycerol-3-phosphate ABC transporter permease UgpA: protein MHTVHFPNKILPYLLLAPQIILTLVFFFWPASQAIYQSMLREDPFGLSSTFVGFANFSNILSDPNYLHAFQVTIVFSALTALVSMAVALLLATAADKVVRGQTFYRTLLIWPYAVAPAVAGMLWLFMFNPAMGTLAYLLRSTGFDWDPLLKGDQAMALIVFAAAWKQISYNFLFFVAGLQAIPKSLIEAAAIDGARGSRRFWTIIFPLLAPTTFFLLVVNTVYAFFDTFGIIHAVTGGGPAKATETLVYKVYNDGFVNLNLGSSAAQSVILMIIVIGLTAFQFRFVEKRVHYG, encoded by the coding sequence TTGCACACGGTTCACTTCCCGAACAAAATCCTGCCCTACCTGCTGCTCGCACCCCAGATCATCCTGACGCTGGTGTTCTTCTTCTGGCCCGCAAGCCAGGCGATCTACCAATCGATGCTGCGGGAGGATCCGTTCGGGCTCTCAAGCACCTTCGTGGGCTTTGCCAATTTTTCCAACATTCTGTCGGATCCGAATTACCTGCACGCGTTCCAGGTGACGATCGTGTTCAGCGCGCTGACGGCTCTCGTCTCGATGGCGGTCGCGCTGCTTCTGGCCACGGCGGCCGACAAGGTGGTCCGCGGGCAGACCTTCTACCGCACGCTGCTGATCTGGCCCTATGCCGTGGCACCTGCCGTTGCCGGCATGCTGTGGCTGTTCATGTTCAACCCGGCCATGGGAACGCTCGCCTATCTCTTGCGCTCGACGGGCTTCGACTGGGATCCGCTTCTGAAGGGCGACCAGGCCATGGCGCTCATCGTCTTCGCCGCCGCCTGGAAGCAGATCAGCTATAATTTCCTCTTCTTTGTTGCCGGCCTTCAGGCGATCCCGAAATCGCTGATCGAAGCGGCCGCCATCGACGGGGCCCGCGGCAGCCGACGATTCTGGACCATCATCTTCCCGCTTCTGGCCCCGACGACCTTCTTCCTGCTGGTGGTCAACACCGTCTACGCCTTCTTCGACACCTTCGGCATCATCCATGCCGTCACCGGTGGTGGCCCGGCCAAGGCGACCGAAACGCTGGTTTACAAGGTTTACAACGACGGCTTCGTCAACCTGAACCTCGGCTCATCCGCAGCGCAGTCCGTCATCCTGATGATCATCGTGATCGGCCTGACTGCCTTCCAGTTCCGCTTCGTCGAGAAGCGGGTTCACTACGGCTGA
- a CDS encoding inositol monophosphatase family protein: MSIDPAIVLADMIEAARRAGALTLEHFHRRETLEIGVKGPGDFVSIADEQSETLIRDHLLTRYPDWSLSGEEFPPVKGVDDTYRFLVDPIDGTTNFLWGLDYTITIALRRAGETICGLVYNPVTDEMFTALKGQGAHLNGKRLEMRDSADVSHMVVGTGLPTPNLSMHPGAYARLDAIRAPIGAVRVQGSAANCCAYVACGRFTGYFEQTGFVDTAAGILLVEEAGGVVTDWWGRGPEYFEKSGLLIVANPGTHRFLLSHLSSVERAD, translated from the coding sequence ATGTCGATCGATCCCGCAATCGTTCTGGCCGACATGATCGAGGCCGCGCGGCGCGCCGGCGCACTGACGCTCGAGCATTTTCATCGCAGGGAGACGCTCGAAATCGGCGTGAAGGGACCGGGCGATTTCGTCAGTATTGCCGATGAGCAGTCCGAAACGCTGATCCGCGATCACCTGCTGACGCGCTATCCCGACTGGAGCCTGAGCGGGGAAGAATTTCCGCCGGTCAAGGGTGTCGATGACACCTACCGCTTTCTCGTCGATCCGATCGACGGAACCACCAATTTCCTCTGGGGGCTCGACTACACGATCACGATTGCCTTGCGGCGGGCCGGTGAGACGATCTGCGGTCTTGTCTACAACCCGGTGACCGACGAGATGTTCACGGCCCTCAAAGGGCAGGGTGCTCATCTCAATGGCAAGCGGCTCGAAATGCGCGACAGCGCCGATGTCAGCCATATGGTGGTCGGAACCGGTCTTCCCACGCCGAACCTCTCGATGCATCCCGGGGCCTATGCGCGGCTGGATGCGATCCGCGCACCGATCGGCGCTGTCCGCGTCCAGGGCAGTGCCGCCAATTGTTGCGCCTATGTCGCTTGCGGTCGCTTCACCGGCTACTTCGAGCAGACCGGTTTCGTCGATACCGCGGCCGGCATTCTCCTGGTGGAAGAAGCCGGGGGGGTCGTGACCGACTGGTGGGGGCGGGGGCCGGAGTATTTCGAGAAATCCGGTTTGCTGATCGTCGCCAATCCCGGCACGCACCGGTTTCTCTTGAGCCACCTGTCCAGCGTCGAACGGGCGGACTGA
- a CDS encoding sn-glycerol-3-phosphate import ATP-binding protein UgpC has product MAQIVLNDVRKMYGNVEAIKGVSLDIADGELVVLVGPSGCGKSTLLRMIAGLESISGGEIAIGDRVVNELEPSERDIAMVFQNYALYPHMTVRQNLAYGLKNRNTPKDEIDRRIEQAAKALEIEQFLERKPRQLSGGQRQRVAMGRAIVREPAAYLFDEPLSNLDAKLRVQMRVEIKRLQRSLATTSVYVTHDQMEAMTLADRLVVLNAGRIEQVGTPIELYERPATTFVATFIGSPSMNLLQMTTATGSWSMTSEASVPSGTATLGIRPEDLHLITDVPGDEIFTASVKVAAVELVGAESYVHGTLADGSDIVFRVAGRSRIEMDDMVQIGAKASDLHYFDADGARLN; this is encoded by the coding sequence ATGGCCCAGATTGTTTTGAACGATGTCCGCAAGATGTATGGCAATGTCGAAGCCATCAAAGGCGTGTCTCTGGATATCGCCGATGGCGAGCTTGTGGTTCTCGTCGGGCCATCGGGCTGCGGCAAGTCCACGCTGCTGCGCATGATTGCCGGCCTCGAGAGCATTTCAGGCGGCGAGATCGCAATCGGCGACCGGGTGGTGAACGAGCTGGAACCATCCGAGCGCGACATTGCCATGGTGTTCCAGAACTATGCGCTCTATCCGCATATGACCGTCCGCCAGAACCTGGCCTACGGTCTGAAGAACCGTAATACGCCGAAGGACGAGATTGATCGTCGCATCGAGCAGGCGGCCAAGGCACTGGAGATCGAGCAGTTCCTGGAGCGCAAGCCCCGCCAGCTTTCCGGCGGCCAGCGTCAGCGCGTTGCCATGGGTCGCGCCATCGTCCGCGAGCCGGCGGCTTATCTCTTCGACGAACCGCTGTCGAACCTTGATGCGAAGCTGCGCGTGCAGATGCGCGTCGAGATCAAGCGGCTGCAGCGGTCGCTCGCCACAACCAGCGTCTACGTGACCCACGACCAGATGGAAGCGATGACGCTCGCCGACAGGCTCGTGGTGCTGAATGCCGGGAGAATCGAACAGGTGGGCACGCCGATCGAGCTTTACGAGCGTCCGGCAACGACTTTCGTGGCGACCTTCATCGGTTCACCCTCGATGAACCTGCTGCAGATGACGACGGCGACCGGTAGCTGGTCGATGACGTCGGAAGCGTCGGTTCCGTCAGGCACCGCGACCCTCGGCATCCGCCCGGAAGACCTCCACCTGATCACGGACGTGCCGGGGGATGAGATCTTCACCGCCAGCGTCAAGGTCGCTGCTGTCGAACTGGTCGGGGCGGAGAGCTACGTGCATGGTACGCTTGCCGATGGCAGCGACATCGTCTTCCGCGTGGCGGGTCGCTCGCGGATCGAGATGGACGACATGGTGCAGATCGGCGCGAAGGCATCGGACCTGCACTACTTCGACGCAGACGGCGCGCGTCTCAACTGA
- a CDS encoding glycerophosphodiester phosphodiesterase → MQPDPIFIDHQGQRTLIKWHRARRKASDAEFTPTRILEAMRLGASVEVDLVVHADKGFAILHDLELDHGTTGSGLVCETSAETLRQLFLRGNDGEPIADRVMLLEDLCNLLAANPAHPDALLQLDYKEDLSRLSPAVIANFAAAVSKVAHTMILSGGDSAAVASLAAATPGLRTGYDPTYVGVLDDLQTREDFSRFIATALKTAPEAAMIYLDYELILAADAAGVDLIGAAHADNRRVDAWTIRSITPVMLAKVRRLLDLCVDQITTDDPEGLLLALAEGAA, encoded by the coding sequence ATGCAGCCTGATCCGATCTTCATCGACCATCAGGGCCAGCGGACCCTCATCAAGTGGCACCGGGCGCGGAGAAAGGCGTCCGATGCCGAGTTTACACCGACCCGCATTCTCGAAGCCATGCGTCTTGGCGCAAGTGTCGAAGTGGATCTCGTGGTGCATGCCGACAAGGGTTTTGCGATCCTGCATGATCTCGAACTCGATCACGGGACCACCGGATCCGGCCTCGTCTGCGAGACATCAGCCGAAACGCTGCGCCAGCTTTTCTTGCGCGGCAACGACGGGGAGCCGATCGCTGACCGGGTGATGTTGCTCGAGGATCTCTGCAACCTGCTGGCTGCAAACCCTGCCCATCCCGATGCCCTATTGCAGCTCGACTACAAGGAAGACCTGTCGCGCCTGTCGCCGGCCGTCATCGCCAATTTCGCGGCGGCCGTCTCCAAGGTAGCGCATACGATGATACTCTCGGGTGGCGATAGCGCCGCCGTCGCGTCTCTGGCTGCCGCCACGCCGGGGCTCAGAACCGGATACGACCCGACCTATGTCGGGGTTCTCGATGACCTGCAAACCAGGGAGGACTTCTCCCGCTTCATAGCGACCGCCCTGAAGACGGCACCGGAAGCGGCGATGATCTATCTCGATTACGAGCTCATTCTGGCGGCGGATGCAGCGGGCGTCGATCTGATCGGCGCAGCCCATGCCGACAACCGGCGTGTCGATGCCTGGACCATCCGGTCGATCACGCCTGTCATGCTTGCAAAGGTCCGCCGTCTCCTCGACCTGTGCGTCGACCAGATCACCACGGATGACCCCGAGGGTCTTCTTCTTGCATTGGCCGAAGGAGCCGCTTGA
- the ugpB gene encoding sn-glycerol-3-phosphate ABC transporter substrate-binding protein UgpB — protein sequence MSTKRFAASAATLALSLSFGSSAFAATELQWWHAMTGANNEVVDQLAKEFNESQSEYKITPVFKGTYPETLNAGIAAFRSKQPPAIIQVFDAGSGVMMGAEGAVLPVAEVLQKGGFEFNKSDYLAGIVAYYSKPDGTMLSFPYNSSSPILYYNKDAFTKAGLDAENPPKTWPEVFEAARKIKDSGAAPCGMTSTWLTWIQTENFAAWNNVSYGTNENGLAGGTVELNVNSDLYVQHFQSIADLAKDGAFRYGGRTSEAKQLFLSGECAIMTESSGGLGDIVKSGMNYGIGQLPYYEGNGPQNTIPGGASLWVFGGKSDEEYKGIAQFFNFLSQTEIQARLHQVSGYLPVTNAAYEATKASGFYEKNPARETPILQMTGKAPTENSKGVRLPNLPQVRDIMNEEFEAMLAGSQDAKTTLDKIVDRGNAAIASVSSN from the coding sequence ATGTCCACGAAACGTTTCGCTGCATCCGCGGCGACCCTCGCGCTTTCGCTTTCTTTCGGCTCTTCTGCCTTTGCTGCCACGGAACTGCAGTGGTGGCATGCCATGACCGGCGCAAACAACGAAGTGGTCGACCAGCTGGCCAAGGAGTTCAACGAAAGCCAGAGCGAGTACAAGATAACGCCCGTCTTCAAGGGCACCTATCCGGAAACGCTGAATGCCGGCATCGCCGCATTCCGCTCCAAGCAGCCGCCGGCGATCATTCAGGTCTTCGACGCTGGCTCGGGCGTGATGATGGGCGCTGAAGGCGCTGTCCTTCCTGTCGCCGAGGTGCTGCAGAAGGGTGGCTTCGAGTTCAACAAGTCCGACTATCTGGCCGGCATCGTTGCCTATTATTCGAAGCCTGACGGCACCATGCTGTCCTTCCCCTACAACTCGTCCTCGCCGATCCTCTACTACAACAAGGACGCCTTCACGAAGGCCGGCCTTGACGCCGAAAACCCGCCGAAGACCTGGCCGGAAGTCTTCGAAGCCGCACGCAAGATCAAGGACAGCGGCGCTGCTCCCTGCGGCATGACGTCGACCTGGCTGACCTGGATCCAGACCGAGAACTTCGCCGCCTGGAACAACGTCTCCTACGGCACGAATGAAAACGGCCTTGCCGGCGGCACCGTCGAGCTGAACGTCAATTCTGATCTCTACGTCCAGCACTTCCAGTCGATCGCCGATCTGGCCAAGGACGGCGCGTTCCGCTACGGCGGCCGCACTTCGGAAGCCAAGCAGCTGTTCCTCTCGGGCGAATGCGCCATCATGACCGAGTCCTCCGGTGGCCTCGGCGACATCGTCAAGTCGGGCATGAACTACGGTATCGGCCAGCTTCCCTACTACGAAGGCAATGGCCCGCAGAACACCATTCCGGGCGGCGCCAGCCTCTGGGTCTTCGGTGGCAAGAGCGACGAAGAATACAAGGGCATCGCCCAGTTCTTCAACTTCCTGTCGCAGACGGAAATCCAGGCACGCCTGCACCAGGTTTCCGGCTACCTGCCCGTCACCAATGCAGCCTACGAGGCGACCAAGGCCTCGGGCTTCTACGAGAAGAACCCGGCCCGCGAGACGCCGATCCTGCAGATGACCGGCAAGGCACCGACCGAAAACTCCAAGGGCGTGCGCCTGCCGAACCTACCGCAGGTTCGCGACATCATGAACGAAGAGTTTGAAGCCATGCTGGCCGGCTCGCAGGATGCCAAGACGACGCTCGACAAGATCGTCGATCGTGGCAACGCCGCCATCGCTTCCGTCTCCAGCAACTGA
- the ugpE gene encoding sn-glycerol-3-phosphate ABC transporter permease UgpE, whose product MIEKRPIANLIGHLILVIGIIVVAFPIYYTFIASSMSSQEIIRPPMSLLPGDHLVDNYTEAMSGGVERVVGVSLERLLFNSFVVAIAIAVGKIIISFLSAFAIVFFRFRFRMFFFWMIFITLMLPVEVRILPTYKVIVDLGLIDTYAGLTLPLMASATATFLFRQFFLTIPGELVEAARIDNAGPFRFMKDILLPLSTTNIAALFVILFIYGWTQYLWPLLVTNDAKMNTIIIGLRRMVDFTDASTPWNYVMVTAILAIIPPIIVVVLMQRWFVKGLVETEK is encoded by the coding sequence ATGATTGAAAAACGCCCCATCGCCAATCTGATTGGCCACCTGATCCTCGTCATCGGCATCATCGTCGTTGCCTTTCCGATCTACTACACCTTCATCGCGTCCTCGATGAGCTCGCAAGAGATCATTCGGCCGCCGATGTCGCTGCTGCCCGGCGACCACCTGGTCGACAACTACACCGAAGCGATGTCCGGCGGCGTCGAGCGCGTCGTCGGTGTGAGCCTCGAACGGCTGCTGTTCAATTCCTTCGTCGTCGCGATCGCGATCGCCGTCGGCAAGATCATCATCTCGTTCCTGTCGGCCTTCGCGATCGTCTTCTTCCGCTTCCGGTTCCGGATGTTCTTCTTCTGGATGATCTTCATCACCCTGATGCTACCGGTCGAGGTGCGCATTCTGCCCACCTACAAGGTCATCGTGGATCTCGGGTTGATCGACACCTATGCGGGGCTCACACTCCCGCTGATGGCGTCGGCCACGGCAACCTTCCTGTTCCGGCAATTCTTCCTGACGATACCGGGCGAACTGGTTGAAGCTGCGCGCATCGACAATGCCGGCCCCTTCCGCTTCATGAAGGACATCCTGCTGCCGCTGTCGACGACCAACATCGCAGCGCTCTTCGTGATCCTCTTCATCTATGGCTGGACCCAGTATCTCTGGCCGCTTCTGGTCACGAACGATGCCAAGATGAACACCATCATCATCGGCCTTCGCCGCATGGTCGATTTTACCGACGCCTCCACGCCCTGGAATTACGTCATGGTTACGGCGATCCTCGCCATCATCCCTCCCATCATCGTTGTCGTTCTGATGCAGCGATGGTTCGTCAAAGGTCTTGTGGAGACAGAAAAGTAA